In Zingiber officinale cultivar Zhangliang chromosome 9B, Zo_v1.1, whole genome shotgun sequence, the genomic window ttagcaGCTCCTAATTGAtcgcctaatcgattgggaaatccTCTGTGCttgcgatttcacatcccaatcgatcggttgatcgattgggccttcccacaatcgcagcacagtccaaatcgatcgactaatcgattggaccctggttcaatcgatcgcctgatcgattgaccagcttggacttgactcaaactcaagtccaaaaatttccaacccaactcctggttaACCGTGATCTAATGGGTCtctatgcctagcatttggccacacccgaccaacctcgaactagccttctacactacaagaaaaatcctcatagacatcggtggaacaacaacggttttaagcaaaaaccgatgtctttgagtattttacaccgatttttctaaaaactggtgtctatgagcgcagattttcgctcatagacatcggttttttagctggtgtctatgagcgcctttttttttttgttaatagacaccggttttaacagcggtttttaaaacccggtgttaatgaaccaaaaaaaaataatttaattttttcaccggccaaaatttacaacacttcacaaaattccctccaaacctaaaccaatatcgtgccccttctctcagcctaaacctaaacctcagcctcatctccctcttccccttccgctGCCTCGCCCTCGGAGATCTCGCCGTCTCCGTCCCCTTCGTCTGCAAGTCCTGGTACCGCGCCTCCCTCGACCCTAGCTGCTGGCGCCGCCTCAACTTCCGCTCCCTCGATTTCACGCCCTGGAGCCCTTTCTCCCGCGCCTTTGCGCTCCGCTACTGCCTCCACTCCCCCCTCTCCTTCTCCGCCTTCCTCCGTTTCACCCTCCACCGCTCCTGCGGCGTCGTCGACCAACTAACCTTCCCCCTTTCCTCTGCCGCCTCCATCCACGACCTCGCCTATGCCTCTGTCAAGTGAGTTTACGCCTCCTTCTGGTTTCGTCGCCCTCATCGCTCACTACCTGTTCGACGAATTTGCTCATCGATTATTAGCGCAGATGCCCGAGATTGAAGGCGCTGGCTTTGCCGGACAACCTGATGCTGGAGGACGACCTTCGAATCCCGGAGCTGGTGCGGCGGTGGAAGGATCTGGAGCATCTGGAGATGGAGACCAAGCCCTCCTCGTTCCTGGAGGCGGTCGCCGAGATCGGCCGTAACTGCCCGCGGTTCGTCGGGTTGAAGGTGCGCGGGCTAATCGGACGCGAGGACGCCAAGGCCCTGGCGCGATGCCTGCTGGAACTGAAGCACCTGGAGTTGAGCAAGTCCTACTTGACCAAGGACGAGCTGTTGGTGGTCATCGGCGGCTGCCGGGAGCTGGAAACGTTGACCGTAAAGGATTGCCTCGGATTCCAGGCGGACGACGAGATTCTGAAGCTGGTGTCACGCATCGAGCGGTTCGAGCACGAGGGGTCGACGCTCGTATATTCTTACACCTGTTCGAACATTGGCAGTAGGTCCGATTTAcaggtctctttctttttatctacTTTAGATCCGTAATTCGTAGCCAAGGGGTTTGATGAGATTCATACTGTGAACTATAGAATTATCGAGGGTCACAGTTGGAACTGCACTTGAGTTTCTTTCTGTTCCCTCAGTCCCTAAACACGACCCTGTCTTCGCTTTCTCTTTATCTTGCAGTGTGtttagagaaggagaaagagagagaggatAAGTGAAGTGAAGTGAAGTGAAGGGAGGAGGTCATGGGAGCTACGCCGGACACCTCTTTACTCTCTCCCCGATTATGTGCACCGATCGGTAGGAGGTCATCTACTTCGACTTCGCTTTCTTGTGATATCACGACTATCTTGTTCTTGCGATTGCCAGGGGATGATATAACGGATGATCAATTAATGTCAAATAAAGCACGCATTTAATGGAGTTTAATTGGTTTTGAAGGACATCTATTGCAAATGCTCTTTTCATGAAaacctcttcttttttttttcctgaaacttgtttcttcttctcgcTTCAAatctttatggttcttgatggttTCTTGAGATTATCCTGTCATTTTGCCTTTCCTTCTTTAATTTCAATGACAAAGAGAATAGCCAGTCTGATGACTTGGTATCGTTCTTAGCATCTTTAGAATTGTGACATCGCTGCGTTTCCTCTATAAAGAAATGTCGttttgttttgtgtaggatattcTCGGACGTTGCTGGGGATGTAACTATTTATGTGGATGGCCAATCGTTCCTATTTCACAAGGTATACATTCTTAAACTGGCTCTGCAGACATATCTTGATATTGTTTTTCATAACtttcttttcaatttttgcaTATTGTTGTCCAAGTTCCCTCTGGTTTCACGAAGTGGAAAAATCTGGAAAATGGTAGT contains:
- the LOC122022943 gene encoding F-box/LRR-repeat protein At3g48880-like, encoding LISLFPFRCLALGDLAVSVPFVCKSWYRASLDPSCWRRLNFRSLDFTPWSPFSRAFALRYCLHSPLSFSAFLRFTLHRSCGVVDQLTFPLSSAASIHDLAYASVKCPRLKALALPDNLMLEDDLRIPELVRRWKDLEHLEMETKPSSFLEAVAEIGRNCPRFVGLKVRGLIGREDAKALARCLLELKHLELSKSYLTKDELLVVIGGCRELETLTVKDCLGFQADDEILKLVSRIERFEHEGSTLVYSYTCSNIGSRSDLQVSFFLSTLDP